GCCTTGTCATTGGTCTGCTCGGTCGGCGTGTTGAGGATATCCCCCAGACGATCGACCGAGAGGAGGGTTTGTTGAAACTCGTTCCACAGATTCACCAGTCGCAGCATAGGTCCGGTGAACTGCCCCGCGAACATCTGAAACGCGATGAGCTGTCCGACGCTGAGTTTGCCTTCGAAAACCAGCGTCACCCCCACATAGAGCATCGCGATCGTCATGAGTTTTTGCAGCGCTCCGCTGATACCGCCGAGGATGTTGGAGAGGTTGGAGAGATGAAACCCCGAGTTGACGTAGCGGGCGAGGTAGTCTTCCCACTTGCGCTGCATCGAACCCTCCAACGCGAGGGATTTGACCGTCTGTACCCCCGTTACCGCTTCGACGAGATAGGCGTTGCTTTGCGCCCCCATCTGAAACTTCTCTTCGAGTCGTCGGCGAAGTTCGGGGGTGATAAGGAGATAGAGGATCGCGATGACGGTGACGAATCCCAGAACGATGAGGGTGAGTTTGACGCTGTATAGGAGCATCACCGCGACAAAGACGACGGAGAACAAGACATCGAGGATCAGGGTGACCGATTTGTTGGCGATGAATTCGCGTATCTGATCAAGCTCGCGGACACGGGCGATGATGTTCCCCACTTTACGCTTCTCGAAATAGACAAACGGCAGTGCAAGGAGGTGGTGAAACAGCTTGGCTCCCAGTTTGGCATCGATTTTAGAAGTAGTATGGGCAAAGATGTAACTGCGTATCAGATTAAGGATCAGCTCGAACACCGCGACGGCGATAAAAGCGATGGCGAGGACATCGAGGGTGCTCATGGAGCGGTGCACCAGAACCTTGTCGAGGATCACTTGGGTAAAGAGGGGGGCGACGAGTCCGAAGAGCTGTAACACGAACGAGGCGATCAGCACCTCCGCCATCACCTTTTTGTACCTCATGATCGCCCTGAAAAACCACCCGAACCCGAAACGGGCGTCCTGACTCAAGATGCGGTGTTTGAGGACGATGCTTTTGCCGCTCCCCTGCTCAGCGCATTCTTCATATGAGATAATATAAGGCTCTTTTTTGACGGCATCGAAGATAAGAAGCTCGCGTTTCTCGGCGTTGGCCTGCAGGACACTGAAATAGTTCCCGTCAGAACGCTGTATGATGATGGGCATCGGATACGCGCCGATCAGTTTTTCGACGGGGAGTTTCTTGATCGAGGCACGGAATCCCTGCGCGGTCGCGATACGGGTCAGCTCTTCGATGGAGGGTTCGGATTCGCCGAGGGCGTACTCTTTGATAATGACGCGGGTATCGATGGCGATGCGGTTGAGTTTACCCGCCACTTCGAGGGCGGTTAGCGCACTGTGCATTGTTCCACTCCTCTATGCTGCAATCTCAATAACTCCGCTTCATACGCGTGTTGTATCTTTTCGGATTCCAATGCTAGCTCCCTTTCCAAGCTTTCCAGTTTCAGACTCACTTCACTCACCGCATCTGCTTCTCCCTGTGCTCGTAGCCGCTGAGTCATGATAAGTTTTGAGGTGGTTTCGTTGAGCGCTTCGGTTTCGTTTTGGGTGAGGAGAGATAGGCGGTTGAGCTTTTCCTGTCGGGTGCGGGTTTCGTAATCGA
The DNA window shown above is from Campylobacterota bacterium and carries:
- a CDS encoding type I secretion system permease/ATPase encodes the protein MHSALTALEVAGKLNRIAIDTRVIIKEYALGESEPSIEELTRIATAQGFRASIKKLPVEKLIGAYPMPIIIQRSDGNYFSVLQANAEKRELLIFDAVKKEPYIISYEECAEQGSGKSIVLKHRILSQDARFGFGWFFRAIMRYKKVMAEVLIASFVLQLFGLVAPLFTQVILDKVLVHRSMSTLDVLAIAFIAVAVFELILNLIRSYIFAHTTSKIDAKLGAKLFHHLLALPFVYFEKRKVGNIIARVRELDQIREFIANKSVTLILDVLFSVVFVAVMLLYSVKLTLIVLGFVTVIAILYLLITPELRRRLEEKFQMGAQSNAYLVEAVTGVQTVKSLALEGSMQRKWEDYLARYVNSGFHLSNLSNILGGISGALQKLMTIAMLYVGVTLVFEGKLSVGQLIAFQMFAGQFTGPMLRLVNLWNEFQQTLLSVDRLGDILNTPTEQTNDKAITLPKVEGSVTFDNILFSYTPDAPAVLEGISAEIPMGSSVGLVGRSGSGKSTITKLIQRLYIPNSGTIYIDGVDIRHMNPKWLRNNIGVVLQENYLFSGTIKENISLSRPDAPMEHIIAASRMAGAHEFISELSEGYDTQVGERGAALSGGQRQRIAIARALLTNPRILIFDEATSALDYESERIIQDNLSTIKTGRTMFIVAHRLTTVKDCDIILVMDKGHIVERGSHEELMRLQGYYHKLYTQQG